The genomic DNA CCTGGAAAGGGCGTTCTCGAGTTCCTCTTCATCCCCGTCGAGCGTCTCGAGCCAGTCTCGCGACACGATCTTGATCGCCACGTCCCGCTTCAAATTCAACTGGTGGGCCCGATATACCTCTCCCATTCCTCCTTTTCCGAGGGATTCGAGGATCACCCACTTGTTGTCCAGCACTGTCCCTGCTTCAAGCATGTTGTCAGACCTGTTCCTGCACTAGTCCGCCCGTGATCGTTGACTGTTTCCAGTTCAATCGGACCCTCGGGTCCCTACCCCCATTCAACGTCAGAACTGCGCTCCCGCGACGGTTATGTTATCATAACCGCCCGCGTCCAGTGCGGCGTTCACGAGTTCTCGAAACCTGTCCTCCAGGCTCTTGCCGGAATCCAGAATCGAACGGATCGTGTCTTCGGATACGTAATCGTGCAATCCATCCGTTGTCAGCACGAGCAGGTCACCCTCAGATATGTTGAATGCACCCGAGTCCTTATCCAGGCTGCCGCATCCGACACAATCCAGCAGGCCGCTTCTCATGGGGTGAACCCGGGCGTCTTCCCTTGAAATCTTGCCTTCCGCCAGAAGAAAACCGGGTATGGTATGATCTCCGGTTACGGCGGCAAGCCGGCGTCCCCGGAACAGGTAAAGCCGGCTGTCGCCCAAATGCGCCCAATAGGCGACTCCCGCTTTGACCAGGGCGATCGTCAACGTGGTCCCCATGCCCTCAAGCGCTGTGTTTTCCTCCGCCCTCCGCCGTATTCTGTAATCGGCTTCTCGGATCAGCGACTCAAGCTGTTCTTCTACGGGTTCGAGAGCGGGATCGAATTCGGCTATAACGTCGATAGCGATTTGTGCGGCCACCTCGCCGCCCGCCTGTCCACCCATGCCGTCGGCGACAGCCATGAGCAAGGAACCGTCATTCAGCTTCCGGCAAAGGTACCGATCCTCGTTCGAATCCCTTTTGAAGCCTCGATGACTGACGCCATGGATCATCATAGAACCCTTCCTGTAGTCTTCCAAAGCCGGCCGGAGGCCGAGGAGTATGGTCCGGCCGAGTCCCCTCTTTCCGGATCAGGGATAGATCGGGTCCCGAACTCGAATCGGGCCGTCACGTTTTGGATACAATGGCCATGTTACGAGTAAATCGGTTCAATAGCAACGCGTTGATCGTCGTTCAACATCGCCGAATACAAACGCCGCTGCCTTGGCGGTTCGGCCGAACCGGGATACGGATTCGAAGAGGGACGAACGGGAACCTTATAGAGCGGGCGCCACTCCATCGAGCCACCATTACGGATAGGAGCCGGGGAGCCGGCTGGGGACGGATCATCACGATTCCCAGGCGAAGAAACTGGAGCAGTTCGTAAGCACAGGCGGATCGGGAGACGTCGCTCATGTCGATCCGCCGAGGTACGACTCCCTCCGGGGATGAACAAGTTGAAACCGAACGGCGGGGTGATATAGGCTGTTTCCGAGTTGATAGTGAACGGCGCGCCGAACCGGAGGGGATGGAACCTGAGCTGGGAGCCACGGTATGGTATTGCCGGCATCCGCGAAGCGATCCCCGGGGATCCGGTCTCAAGTATCGAGCTTGATCCGCCGCTTCAGAATCTTGCCGGTGTGGGTCTTGGGCAACTCCTCCATCAGCCGGACGATCCTAGGATACTTGTAGGGAGCCACCCGCTCCCTTACAAAGCTTCGAATGTCGTTTTCGTCGGCGGCTACTCCGGGCCGAACCACAACGAAGGCGGCCACTTCTTCTCCCAGGTCCTCGCTGGGCACGCCCACCACAGCCGCCTCGAGTACAGCAGGATGTTTGTACAGGACTTCCTCGATCTCCCGGGGATAGACGTTGTATCCGCCCCGGATGATGAGTTCTTTTTTTCGATCTACAATATAGATGTACCCGTCCTCGTCCTGTCGCGCCATGTCCCCGGTGTGCAGCCAGCCGCCCTTGAGGGCCGCGGCCGTGGCCTCGGGTTGGTTCAGGTAACCCTTCATGACTCCGGGTCCCCGGACGATCAGTTCGCCCACCTCGCCTCGAGGGACATCTGTAAGGGTTCTCCACGCAGACCGGCGAGCATTCAGTCAGTCCGTAGCCCTCGTAGATGGCGGTGTTAAACAGTCCTTCAAAGCGTTTGAGCACTTCCACCGGCATGGAAGCCCCGCCGGATATGCAAAACCGCAATGAAGAGCGCCGGGGCGGCTTTTGCGCGGCCATTTCGGCCAACCGGTTGAAAATGGTGGGTACGGCGATGAGGAAACTGCTGTCCAGGTCCTCGATGGCTTTGAAGGTCTGTCCCGGGTCGAAGTGTTCCCAAAGATGCAGGGTGAGGCCCAGATAGACCGAAGCGTTGAGGCTGGAAGTCTGGCCGTAGATATGAAACAACGGCAAAACCCCGAGGCAAAGGTCGCGAGGCTCCGTATAGCGCATGTCGCTGATCGTGCGTGCATTGCCGGCGAGGTTGAGGTGGGTCAGCATGGCTCCTTTGGGCAACCCGGTGGTGCCGGATGTGTAGATGATCGCCCAGATATCTCCGTCGGCCGCCGGAAAGACCGGATAGGGCCCATTCTCATGAAACAGCCCTGAGAGGGGCATGAAGGCCCGCGGCGCGTGGCCGGCGGCGATACGGAGTTCGATCTGCGGCATGCCTTCGAGCACCGGCCCGGCATAGCCGAGATGGTCTGCGTGGCCGATGAACGCTCGCGCCCCCGAGTCGCTGAATATATGCCGCAACTCGTCCGTTCGGTACAGGAAGTTCACGGGCGCCACGACGGCTCCCACCTTGGCCAGCGCATAGTAGGCCGTGACCCACTCGATGGAGTTGGGCAGCATCAGAATGCACACCTGACCCGGCTCGAGCCCGTTCATCTTGAGGCCCCAGGCCAATGCATCGCTCCGCCGGTCCAAGTCTATATACGTGACGGTGTTTCCATCGAAAAACACGGCTGGGTGATGGGGAACGCGTTTGGCGCTATCGGCGAGCAGCGTGGCGATGTTCAAAATCACCTCCGGAAACCAACGTGTCCAAAGAACCTTTTCAAAGAGTCCTCCAGCCGGCGGGAGGCGTCCTCGGGTCCCCCGTGAAATGGGAGTGGTTTCCAGGCCACTCCCCGTGACCGAACTTTCGGCCCCACAGAGAGCGTGCAGCCCCGGGTCATCCCGTAGGCCGACATCGGCCTTCGGGATGACCCAATTCGGAAGTCTTGGGAGGGTATGGGGAACCCTCCTTCAGAAAGGCTCCCCATGCATCTCTAACCCTCGTTTCTTACGATCAGGGCCACGCCCTGGCCGCCGCCCAGACACATGGTGGCCAAACCCAATTCACAGCCCCTGCGCCGCATCTCGTACATCAGCTTGGTGAGAATAACTCCTCCCGTGCCGCTGATAGGGTGACCCAGCGCTATGGCGCCGCCGTTCACATTGACCCTGTCCGCATCCAGACCCAATTCGCGAATGCAGGCCAGGGATTGGCTGGAAAATGCCTCGTTGAGTTCCACCAGGTCGATATCGGCGATGGTCAGCCCGGTCCTCTTCAGCACCTCACGGGTAGCATCCACGGGTCCGATGCCCATCATGGAAGGTTCCACTCCCACGGATGCATAGCCGACGATAGAGGCAAGGGGCTGGAGCTGCAGATCCCGGGCCTTGTCCCGCGAAGCCAACACCATGGCTGCCGCTCCGTCGTTCATGCCACTGGAATTACCCGCTGTGACCGTACCGCCTTCCCGAAATACGGGCTTGAGTTTGCTCAGGCCCTGCAACGTGGTTTCCGGTCGAGGATGCTCGTCTACGGTGAAATAAGCGGGTTCACCTTTTTTCGCGGGTATGGGTACGGGCACGATCTGCTGTTCGAACAGCCCCAGATCGAGGGCGCTCTTGGCCCTTTGCTGGCTGAGCAATGCGAAGGCATCCTGGTCTTCCCGGCTGACCTTGTATTTCTCGGCCACGTTTTCAGCCGTTTCGCCCATGGTGTTACCGCTGATAGGGTCAAAGAGCACCAGCTGATCCATGAGTTGCGCGTGGCCCAGGCGAGCCCCCCACCGCCCTGTAGGCAGCAGGTACGCTGCATTGGTCATGTGTTCGAGACCACCCGCGACGATCACGTCGGCATCGCCCGCTTTTATGGACTGAGCAGCCAGAAACACGGTTTTTAGGGAACCGCCGCAGGCCTTGGCTACCGTATACTCGGGCACTCGAATGGGAATGCCCGCGTCCACGGCAATAGGCCGGGCCATATTGGGAGGGAGTACACCCGTTCGATACTGTTGCGCGAAGATGACTTCTTCGACCTGGTCGGGCCTAATGGCGGCCCGTTTCAAAGCCTCTTTTATGACCAGAGTCCCCAATTCCCGATCGGTGACCGCCTTCAGGGCGCCCCCGAATCTACCAACAGGGGTACGGCATGCTCCAACAATCACTGCCTCTTTCACGATTTCACTCCTTATAGCTCGGCCGGGCCGAGACGGTTGCCGTCTTTGTCGTAGCGGTACCAGCCGACCCCTGTCTTTCGGCCGAGTTGTCCGGCTTTCACTTTTCGTCTTAGCAACAGGGGTGGATACCAGCGCTCCTCGCCGGTCTCGCGATACATTGCCATGAGCGCGCCATAGGTGACGTCCAGTCCCACCATGTCGCCGGTCTCGAAGATGCCCATCCGGCGGCCGGAGGCCAGCCGGAGTCCCTTGTCTATGTCCTCCACCGTAGCCACCCCGGCTTCCACCAGACGCATGGCCTCGATGGTGGATGGGAAGTTGATCCGATTGATAACAAAACCGGCCACGTCGCGGTTGACCATAATGGGATCTTTTCCGATTTGAACAGCAAGTTCTCTGGCCGCCGAAAGGGTTTCGTCGCTGGTAAACATGCCCCGAATCACTTCCACGGCCTTCATCATGGGAACGGGACTGAAAAAGTGCAGGCCCAGGAACCGTTGGGGACGATCAACCGACGCCGCCAGCTCAGTGATGGGGATCGCGCTGGTGTTGGTGGCGATCAGTGCGTCTGGACGAACGACCCCTTTCAGCTTTTCGAGAACGTCCCGTTTTATATCGATGTTTTCGAAAACCGCCTCCAGAACCAGATCCGCCTCAGCGGCGGGAACATAGCCCGTTGTGGTGGAAACGCGATTCATGACCTGGTCCAGGGTTCCCTCTACCGCGCCCTTCTCAATGAACTTGCCGGCGGACCAGGAAATGGTTTGCAGGGCCTTGTCCAGCTGCCCTTGAGCGACATCGCACAGGATCACCCGGAGGCCGGCCTGGGCGCACACCTGTGCGATGCCCGAGCCCATAAGGCCGCTGCCCACAATGAACACCGTCTGAATCTTCATCACTCACCTCACTCTTTTAGACATTCCCTGGCAATGACCAGGCGCTGAATTTCACCGGCGCCCTCGTAAATGCGAGTCAATCTGAGCTCGCGATAGAATCGTTCGACCGGGAAACCCCGGATATAATGCGGGTCCTGGCGGAAGTCTCCCTTGTCGCGTCAAACGTTCAGGCCGCGCCGGAAATCAGACTACCGCCAGCGTGCGCTCCGATCGGGTGAGAATCTCGACCCCCTGTTCCTGTACGACCACGGTATCTTCGATGAATACGGCGCCGAAGTCCGGAATGATGAATTTGCATTCCACGGCAAGCGTCATTTGAGTTTGTACGGGGAGGGTGGTGTCGGAGTCGATTACCGGGGGTTCATCTACCTCGAGGCCCACACCGTGACCCACATATTTCCCCTGAGAGTCCCCGTAGCCTTGGAAGTACGCCTCGAAGCCGGACGCTTTCACTTTTTCCATCGCATGTTCGAAGACCTCATTCACCGGAACACCGGGACGTATCCGTTTGAGGGTGCTATCCTGCACCTCGAGAAGGGAGCGATAGGTATCCTCTTGTCTTTTATTCGGTTGGCCCAGAACATACGTGCGGGCGTTGTCGACGTGGTAGCCCCGATAATTCAAAGGGCAGTCCGCCACCACCAGATCGCCTTCGTGAATCTCCCGGGTCGACGGCCCCCACGGAAGCGCGGCTCCCAAGCCGGTTCCGGTCACCGTGTGCGCATGGCCGGATATGCGATAGAGGTTTTCCCCGCTGACAATGGTGCCGGCGGCTGGAAGCCAGTCGTCCCAGCGGCGTATGAACAGTATTTGCTCGGCCTCGTTTCGAGTTTCCACTTCCAAAATCTTGCTGAACAGATCCACCTCGCGGATTCCGGGACGAAGATGCTCTTTGATAGTGCGGTGGAGCAGATCGAACCGAAGACTCGCCTTCCGCATCCGTTCGATTTCCTCGGGGTCTTTGATCATACGTTGCTCGAGAAACAAAGGGGAGGCGTTCACCAGCGTATACGGCTCCAGCAACGAGTTCATCCGGTCGATCAAGGCGTAGGGAACCACGTCCATTTCCACACCCACGACCCCTCCGTCTATTCCCATTTGCTTCAGTTTTTTCAGTACGCTTTTCCCTCCTCCCCCTTTCTCGTAGTCCGCGATCCAGGTCTCTTCGCAAACAAATGACCATCCTCTCCGGACCAATAGGACGGGATCCCCTTTTTGTGGGACGATCAGATTGCACGGCTGGGCCGTTCCACTGTAATAGTACAGATCCCGAGGTTGCATGATGACGACCGCGTCAATAGTATTTCGCGCGAGGTTTTTCTGAAGTTCTTGTATCCGATGTTGTTTCAAAGGAACCTCCTTCCATCTGCAGCGGTTTGGATACGTTCCTCAGATGTACAGTCCTGGCTTTCGTTCGTCAATAGGTCTGCGCTTTCCCATCCGGAAGGCATGTTATTTTCAACCGACTCCCGGCCGTTTCGTCTGTATCCTTCCGGAGCGCATCGGAGACCCAACCGCCTGTTTCTTACCATGGCGCCATTGTATGAAAAAGCAGATTCTGTTATCCTTGCTTTAATGGCCGGGGATGAACATTCCTTACAGGGGAAGGTTTCCATGGAAAATGTCTACGCCCAAGTCGCCCGAATGATCCTTGAATCGGATAAGGTAGTCGTGTTCACGGGAGCAGGGGTAAGTACGGAATCGGGCATCTCTGACTTCCGTAGCCCGGACGGAATCTGGTCCAGATACGATCCCGAGGATTTCACCATCCAACGGTTTGTTTCAGACAGAGAAGCGAGGAAGCGGAACTGGCAACTCAGGAAGGAATTGATCTCCGCCAACTACCAGCCCAATCCGGCGCATCACGCGATTGCGGAACTCGAAAAAATGGGGAAGTTGTCCTGCGTGATTACACAAAACATAGACGGACTACACCATGTAGCCGGCAATTCCGAAGACCGTATTGTCGAGCTTCACGGAACGATCAAATACGCCAAATGTCTGAAATGCGATGACCGCCTCCCTCTCACGGACGTACTCGAGAGAATCGATGCCGGGGAAGAGGATCCTCACTGCAAAAAATGCGGCGGGCTGTTGAAAGCGGCCACGGTTTCCTTTGGTGAGGCCATGCCTCTGCGGGAAATGGAGCGCGCCGATCGATGCAGTCGCGAATGCGACCTGTTAATTGTGATTGGTTCCTCGCTGGTGGTATTCCCGGCGGCAAGTATGCCTCTCATCGCCAAAAGCGCCGGCGCCAAACTGGTCATCATCAACTACACTCCCACGGAGATGGATTCCCAGGCGGACGTCGTCATCCACGAAAAAGCGGGCGTTGTGATGCAAGCCGTACTGCAGGAAGTTAAGAGGCAACGATCCTAACGTATCGCGGATTTGTATCCTATCGCACCACGGCGTCGGATCGCCGTTTCTCCGGCCCCCCGCCCAACGACGAGGCAAACCTTGTTTGATCTCCGCTTGCTCAGTCTGCCGGCGCGTTCCGGGGACAACCTTCACCTGAATTCGTCTAAACATATTTCCCCCCTTCAGCTTGACAAAAGCCCCGCTGAATTGATATTCAATCTTAGGCGCTGATCAAGTATTCAACGCCGCCGTCATCCATTCTTTTGCTCGGTTTCGGCCGTCTGAGACCGGTTTCTGAGAATCGCTCGGGAATTTCCCGGACTCATGCGCAAACCCACGCCGGTGCTCATTGGGGAAAGAAATATAGCCTTGACATGGGCCTTTTCCCACTGCTAGAAAATGAAGTTCTTTTCAACGATTGCTGGAGAGGCTGTTGCCGGATCTTTACTACATCACGACTTAAAGTCAGGAAGGACGCGTCATGATAGAAAAGTTCGAGCGGGCGAATCAGCCCATGACACTCAAAAACCCCGTGGTGCAAGAGCTGAAAGAGGCCGGGAAACGCATCATCGGCTTTACTTGCACCAACTTTCCGGAAGAAATCGTCTATGCGGCGGGGATGATACCGGTCCGCGCCATCGGTGCTCCGGGCCTGACCGGCGAATCAGGGCCGCTTCAGCCG from Deltaproteobacteria bacterium includes the following:
- a CDS encoding AMP-binding protein, which encodes MKGYLNQPEATAAALKGGWLHTGDMARQDEDGYIYIVDRKKELIIRGGYNVYPREIEEVLYKHPAVLEAAVVGVPSEDLGEEVAAFVVVRPGVAADENDIRSFVRERVAPYKYPRIVRLMEELPKTHTGKILKRRIKLDT
- a CDS encoding aminopeptidase P family protein is translated as MKQHRIQELQKNLARNTIDAVVIMQPRDLYYYSGTAQPCNLIVPQKGDPVLLVRRGWSFVCEETWIADYEKGGGGKSVLKKLKQMGIDGGVVGVEMDVVPYALIDRMNSLLEPYTLVNASPLFLEQRMIKDPEEIERMRKASLRFDLLHRTIKEHLRPGIREVDLFSKILEVETRNEAEQILFIRRWDDWLPAAGTIVSGENLYRISGHAHTVTGTGLGAALPWGPSTREIHEGDLVVADCPLNYRGYHVDNARTYVLGQPNKRQEDTYRSLLEVQDSTLKRIRPGVPVNEVFEHAMEKVKASGFEAYFQGYGDSQGKYVGHGVGLEVDEPPVIDSDTTLPVQTQMTLAVECKFIIPDFGAVFIEDTVVVQEQGVEILTRSERTLAVV
- a CDS encoding 3-hydroxyacyl-CoA dehydrogenase family protein translates to MKIQTVFIVGSGLMGSGIAQVCAQAGLRVILCDVAQGQLDKALQTISWSAGKFIEKGAVEGTLDQVMNRVSTTTGYVPAAEADLVLEAVFENIDIKRDVLEKLKGVVRPDALIATNTSAIPITELAASVDRPQRFLGLHFFSPVPMMKAVEVIRGMFTSDETLSAARELAVQIGKDPIMVNRDVAGFVINRINFPSTIEAMRLVEAGVATVEDIDKGLRLASGRRMGIFETGDMVGLDVTYGALMAMYRETGEERWYPPLLLRRKVKAGQLGRKTGVGWYRYDKDGNRLGPAEL
- a CDS encoding serine/threonine-protein phosphatase, coding for MMIHGVSHRGFKRDSNEDRYLCRKLNDGSLLMAVADGMGGQAGGEVAAQIAIDVIAEFDPALEPVEEQLESLIREADYRIRRRAEENTALEGMGTTLTIALVKAGVAYWAHLGDSRLYLFRGRRLAAVTGDHTIPGFLLAEGKISREDARVHPMRSGLLDCVGCGSLDKDSGAFNISEGDLLVLTTDGLHDYVSEDTIRSILDSGKSLEDRFRELVNAALDAGGYDNITVAGAQF
- a CDS encoding NAD-dependent deacylase, producing MENVYAQVARMILESDKVVVFTGAGVSTESGISDFRSPDGIWSRYDPEDFTIQRFVSDREARKRNWQLRKELISANYQPNPAHHAIAELEKMGKLSCVITQNIDGLHHVAGNSEDRIVELHGTIKYAKCLKCDDRLPLTDVLERIDAGEEDPHCKKCGGLLKAATVSFGEAMPLREMERADRCSRECDLLIVIGSSLVVFPAASMPLIAKSAGAKLVIINYTPTEMDSQADVVIHEKAGVVMQAVLQEVKRQRS
- a CDS encoding acetyl-CoA C-acetyltransferase, which encodes MKEAVIVGACRTPVGRFGGALKAVTDRELGTLVIKEALKRAAIRPDQVEEVIFAQQYRTGVLPPNMARPIAVDAGIPIRVPEYTVAKACGGSLKTVFLAAQSIKAGDADVIVAGGLEHMTNAAYLLPTGRWGARLGHAQLMDQLVLFDPISGNTMGETAENVAEKYKVSREDQDAFALLSQQRAKSALDLGLFEQQIVPVPIPAKKGEPAYFTVDEHPRPETTLQGLSKLKPVFREGGTVTAGNSSGMNDGAAAMVLASRDKARDLQLQPLASIVGYASVGVEPSMMGIGPVDATREVLKRTGLTIADIDLVELNEAFSSQSLACIRELGLDADRVNVNGGAIALGHPISGTGGVILTKLMYEMRRRGCELGLATMCLGGGQGVALIVRNEG